Genomic DNA from Patescibacteria group bacterium:
ATTTTTCGGTCACTAAAGCGGAAGCGCTGGAACGGATGGCCGAGCTTGAAGCTCTGACGCAAACATACGGTGGTATTGCGGTGGTTAAAGCTATTCAGCGCCGGGACAAGCCGGATTTTCAAACCTTTATTGGTAGTGGAAAATTGGAGGAGATAATTGCTGAGGCCAAGGACACTGGGGCGAACGTACTTATAGTGAATGACATTCTAAAACCCGGTCAGCTGTTCAGGCTCGAAGAAGCGCTTGAGCCCGTAAAGATGAAAGTCTGGGATAGAGTTGATCTCATTTTGCATATCTTTGACCGTCATGCCACGAGTGCGGAGGCGAAGCTCGAGATCGAATTGGCTCGCTTGCGCCATATTGGCCCGCGTATTTACAACATGGGGGCGCAGTTGGGCAAGCAGGGTGGAGGAACGGGCGTCCGCGGAGGTGCCGGCGAAAGTAACACGGAAAAGATGAAGCGCCATATTAAGGAGCGCGAGCGGGCGATTGTGAAGAAGCTCGAGGGTTATGAGAGCGGTCGAGCAGAACACCGGAAAAGCCGGGTACGGGCGGGTTTTAAGACGGTGGCGTTGGTCGGCTATACAAATGCTGGAAAGACGGCGCTGTTAAACGTGCTGACTAAGCGTAAAGAGATTTCTGCAAACAAACTATTCGCGACGCTTGATACTCGCGTCGGCGAGATATATCTGCCTGAGCTCGGAGCCTCGGCGCTCTTGTCTGACACTATTGGTTTTATCCGCGATCTTCCGCCTTCGCTCATTAAGGCCTTCCGCTCTACTTTGTCTGAGGCAGTTCATGCTGACCTTCTTTTGCATGTTATTGACTCCGCAGACCCGAAGCTTGATCTCAAGCGCGCGGTGGTTGAAAACATCTTGGCGTCTCTTGGGCTGGCTGATCGCCCGACCATTTTGGTTTACAACAAGTGTGATTTATTGCCTAAAAATTTGAAAAGAGAAGATGGGATTTGTGTTTCAGCGGTCACGAAAGACGGTCTACCCACACTTAAGGAAAAAATTGCAGCCATGCTTCGATAGTTCGTGGTAAAATGTGTGGGAGTTATGCTAAGCCGTTGGGCTCAGAATACGTTTGCA
This window encodes:
- the hflX gene encoding GTPase HflX, whose protein sequence is MSNPAGAYKAILADVVHFSVTKAEALERMAELEALTQTYGGIAVVKAIQRRDKPDFQTFIGSGKLEEIIAEAKDTGANVLIVNDILKPGQLFRLEEALEPVKMKVWDRVDLILHIFDRHATSAEAKLEIELARLRHIGPRIYNMGAQLGKQGGGTGVRGGAGESNTEKMKRHIKERERAIVKKLEGYESGRAEHRKSRVRAGFKTVALVGYTNAGKTALLNVLTKRKEISANKLFATLDTRVGEIYLPELGASALLSDTIGFIRDLPPSLIKAFRSTLSEAVHADLLLHVIDSADPKLDLKRAVVENILASLGLADRPTILVYNKCDLLPKNLKREDGICVSAVTKDGLPTLKEKIAAMLR